Proteins encoded within one genomic window of Onychostoma macrolepis isolate SWU-2019 chromosome 11, ASM1243209v1, whole genome shotgun sequence:
- the comtb gene encoding catechol O-methyltransferase B isoform X1, producing the protein MEATCSCITAMAVFDPWPILEFCLLCGGAYPSKRPTARHSSLLKSTQKSMLLVLLCWCIGATVLLYVLYSWLIPTAVQFNGSLALLWHDVIVERALDTLTRSTRPQRLLKAVQKRATRGDPQSVISAIDHFCRHSEWAMNVGDEKGSILDSVVSELNPEKVLELGTYCGYSTVRIARLLPPGARLITLEFNADYAAIARQVISWAGLEDKIQLVEGASEDWIPRMKEHFGIETFDFVFLDHWKDRYLPDTKLMEDCGLLRKGTVLLADNVICPGVPDYLEYVRNSLSYKSSYFKSHLEYTKAEDGLEKSVFLG; encoded by the exons ATGGAAG CCACATGCAGCTGCATCACAGCCATGGCAGTTTTTGATCCCTGGCCTATTTTGGAGTTCTGTTTACTGTGTGGGGGTGCATATCCATCTAAAAGACCTACGGCCAGACATTCCTCACTGCTCAAATCTACCCAGAAGAG TATGTTGCTGGTGTTGCTGTGCTGGTGTATCGGGGCCACAGTGCTTTTATATGTGTTGTACTCCTGGCTCATCCCCACTGCTGTGCAGTTCAACGGCAGTCTGGCGTTACTCTGGCACGACGTCATCGTTGAGCGTGCTCTTGATACTCTGACCAGATCAACTCGACCACAG CGTCTGCTGAAAGCAGTACAGAAACGTGCAACACGAGGTGACCCTCAGAGTGTGATCTCGGCCATTGATCATTTCTGCCGACACAGCGAATGGGCTATGAACGTTGGAGATGAGAAAG GCTCTATCCTGGACTCAGTGGTGAGCGAGTTGAACCCAGAGAAGGTCCTAGAGTTGGGCACATACTGTGGATACTCCACAGTGCGCATCGCTCGACTCCTTCCTCCTGGAGCTCGTCTAATAACACTGGAGTTCAATGCAGATTATGCTGCAATTGCCCGACAAGTAATCTCCTGGGCGGGACTTGAAGACAAA ATCCAGCTTGTAGAAGGTGCATCTGAAGATTGGATCCCACGCATGAAGGAGCACTTTGGAAttgaaacatttgattttgtttttctggACCACTGGAAGGACCGTTACCTCCCTGACACAAAATTAATGGAG GATTGTGGTCTGCTAAGGAAAGGCACCGTTCTGCTTGCTGATAATGTGATCTGTCCGGGAGTACCAGACTATCTTGAATATGTGCGCAATAGCCTTTCCTATAAAAGCTCCTATTTTAAATCCCATTTAGAGTACACCAAGGCAGAGGACGGCTTGGAGAAATCGGTGTTTTTGGGCTAG
- the comtb gene encoding catechol O-methyltransferase B isoform X2, with product MEAMAVFDPWPILEFCLLCGGAYPSKRPTARHSSLLKSTQKSMLLVLLCWCIGATVLLYVLYSWLIPTAVQFNGSLALLWHDVIVERALDTLTRSTRPQRLLKAVQKRATRGDPQSVISAIDHFCRHSEWAMNVGDEKGSILDSVVSELNPEKVLELGTYCGYSTVRIARLLPPGARLITLEFNADYAAIARQVISWAGLEDKIQLVEGASEDWIPRMKEHFGIETFDFVFLDHWKDRYLPDTKLMEDCGLLRKGTVLLADNVICPGVPDYLEYVRNSLSYKSSYFKSHLEYTKAEDGLEKSVFLG from the exons ATGGAAG CCATGGCAGTTTTTGATCCCTGGCCTATTTTGGAGTTCTGTTTACTGTGTGGGGGTGCATATCCATCTAAAAGACCTACGGCCAGACATTCCTCACTGCTCAAATCTACCCAGAAGAG TATGTTGCTGGTGTTGCTGTGCTGGTGTATCGGGGCCACAGTGCTTTTATATGTGTTGTACTCCTGGCTCATCCCCACTGCTGTGCAGTTCAACGGCAGTCTGGCGTTACTCTGGCACGACGTCATCGTTGAGCGTGCTCTTGATACTCTGACCAGATCAACTCGACCACAG CGTCTGCTGAAAGCAGTACAGAAACGTGCAACACGAGGTGACCCTCAGAGTGTGATCTCGGCCATTGATCATTTCTGCCGACACAGCGAATGGGCTATGAACGTTGGAGATGAGAAAG GCTCTATCCTGGACTCAGTGGTGAGCGAGTTGAACCCAGAGAAGGTCCTAGAGTTGGGCACATACTGTGGATACTCCACAGTGCGCATCGCTCGACTCCTTCCTCCTGGAGCTCGTCTAATAACACTGGAGTTCAATGCAGATTATGCTGCAATTGCCCGACAAGTAATCTCCTGGGCGGGACTTGAAGACAAA ATCCAGCTTGTAGAAGGTGCATCTGAAGATTGGATCCCACGCATGAAGGAGCACTTTGGAAttgaaacatttgattttgtttttctggACCACTGGAAGGACCGTTACCTCCCTGACACAAAATTAATGGAG GATTGTGGTCTGCTAAGGAAAGGCACCGTTCTGCTTGCTGATAATGTGATCTGTCCGGGAGTACCAGACTATCTTGAATATGTGCGCAATAGCCTTTCCTATAAAAGCTCCTATTTTAAATCCCATTTAGAGTACACCAAGGCAGAGGACGGCTTGGAGAAATCGGTGTTTTTGGGCTAG
- the comtb gene encoding catechol O-methyltransferase B isoform X3 — MLLVLLCWCIGATVLLYVLYSWLIPTAVQFNGSLALLWHDVIVERALDTLTRSTRPQRLLKAVQKRATRGDPQSVISAIDHFCRHSEWAMNVGDEKGSILDSVVSELNPEKVLELGTYCGYSTVRIARLLPPGARLITLEFNADYAAIARQVISWAGLEDKIQLVEGASEDWIPRMKEHFGIETFDFVFLDHWKDRYLPDTKLMEDCGLLRKGTVLLADNVICPGVPDYLEYVRNSLSYKSSYFKSHLEYTKAEDGLEKSVFLG, encoded by the exons ATGTTGCTGGTGTTGCTGTGCTGGTGTATCGGGGCCACAGTGCTTTTATATGTGTTGTACTCCTGGCTCATCCCCACTGCTGTGCAGTTCAACGGCAGTCTGGCGTTACTCTGGCACGACGTCATCGTTGAGCGTGCTCTTGATACTCTGACCAGATCAACTCGACCACAG CGTCTGCTGAAAGCAGTACAGAAACGTGCAACACGAGGTGACCCTCAGAGTGTGATCTCGGCCATTGATCATTTCTGCCGACACAGCGAATGGGCTATGAACGTTGGAGATGAGAAAG GCTCTATCCTGGACTCAGTGGTGAGCGAGTTGAACCCAGAGAAGGTCCTAGAGTTGGGCACATACTGTGGATACTCCACAGTGCGCATCGCTCGACTCCTTCCTCCTGGAGCTCGTCTAATAACACTGGAGTTCAATGCAGATTATGCTGCAATTGCCCGACAAGTAATCTCCTGGGCGGGACTTGAAGACAAA ATCCAGCTTGTAGAAGGTGCATCTGAAGATTGGATCCCACGCATGAAGGAGCACTTTGGAAttgaaacatttgattttgtttttctggACCACTGGAAGGACCGTTACCTCCCTGACACAAAATTAATGGAG GATTGTGGTCTGCTAAGGAAAGGCACCGTTCTGCTTGCTGATAATGTGATCTGTCCGGGAGTACCAGACTATCTTGAATATGTGCGCAATAGCCTTTCCTATAAAAGCTCCTATTTTAAATCCCATTTAGAGTACACCAAGGCAGAGGACGGCTTGGAGAAATCGGTGTTTTTGGGCTAG
- the grm6b gene encoding glutamate receptor, metabotropic 6b, translating into MAATMTSQHHTSSLCHHRRISGAPGKHMGSLVHVMWLVMMGFTPETWASSETQPHSIKIEGDITLGGLFPVHSRGPAGVPCGEVKKEKGIHRMEAMLYAMDQINSDPDLLPNITLGARILDTCSRDTYALEQSLTFVQALIQKDNSDVRCSNGEPPIIPKPERVVGVIGASASSVSIMVANVLRLFAIPQISYASTAPELSDNNRYDFFSRVVPPDSFQAQAMVDIVKAMGWNYVSTLASEGNYGESGVDAFVQLSREAGLCIAQSIKIPREPRSGEFDKIIKRLMETSNARGVIIFANEDDIKRVLEAAKQANLTGHFLFVGSDSWGAKNSPILNLEDVAEGAVTILPKRASIDGFDQYFTTRSLENNRRNIWFAEFWEDDFKCKLTRPGIRGESGLRKCTGEERISRDSAYEQEGKVQFVIDAVYAMAHALHSMHIDLCPGSMGVCDKMDPVDGRMLLSYIRAVNFNGSAGTGVMFNENGDAPGRYDIFQYQLSNTTNPGYKIIGQWTNHLRLNAEDMQWSGGDKLVPDSVCSFPCESGERKRMVKGVPCCWHCELCDGYQYLLDEFNCDMCPFDMRPTLNRTGCRPTPIIKLEWSSPWAIIPVFLAVLGILATSGVIITFIRFNDTPIVRASGRELSYVLLTGIFLIYLITFLMIAEPSTVVCAFRRLFLGLGMCISYSAMLTKTNRIYRIFEQGKKSVTPPKFISPTSQLIITFILISVQILSIFIWFGVVPPHTTVDFDELHPPNPEYARGILKCDMSDLSLIGCLSYSMALMVTCTVYAIKSRGVPETFNEAKPIGFTMYTTCIIWLAFVPIFFGTSQSTEKMFIQTTTLTVSMSLSATVSLGMLYIPKVYVIIFLPEQNVQKRKRSFKAVAQAATVSTHLSQKSSDKQNGETKVEPDRSQ; encoded by the exons ATGGCAGCAACTATGACATCACAGCACCACACATCATCACTATGTCATCACCGCAGGATCAGCGGGGCGCCCGGAAAACACATGGGCTCCCTGGTTCATGTCATGTGGCTAGTGATGATGGGATTTACTCCAGAAACCTGGGCCTCCTCAGAAACTCAACCTCATTCCATAAAGATCGAGGGTGACATCACTCTCGGAGGCCTTTTTCCAGTGCATTCCAGGGGCCCTGCTGGTGTTCCATGTGGGGAAGTTAAGAAGGAGAAGGGGATCCATCGTATGGAGGCCATGTTGTATGCGATGGACCAGATCAACAGCGACCCAGACCTGCTGCCTAACATCACTCTGGGTGCCAGGATACTGGACACGTGCTCCAGGGATACGTATGCGCTGGAACAGTCCCTCACCTTTGTCCAGGCCCTCATCCAGAAGGACAACTCAGATGTTCGATGTTCCAACGGAGAACCACCTATCATCCCAAAACCAGAGCGTGTGGTTGGGGTCATTGGGGCTTCGGCCAGCTCAGTGTCCATAATGGTGGCCAATGTTCTTCGGCTGTTTGCG ATACCTCAGATCAGTTATGCTTCAACAGCACCTGAGCTTAGTGACAACAATCGCTACGACTTTTTCTCCCGAGTCGTGCCACCTGATTCCTTCCAAGCCCAGGCAATGGTGGACATCGTCAAAGCCATGGGCTGGAACTATGTTTCTACACTGGCATCAGAGGGGAACTATGGAGAGAGTGGTGTAGATGCTTTCGTCCAGTTATCCAGGGAAGCAG GACTTTGCATCGCACAGTCTATTAAAATTCCTAGGGAGCCAAGATCAGGAGAGTTTGACAAGATCATCAAAAGGCTAATGGAGACATCCAATGCCAGAGGGGTTATTATCTTCGCTAATGAAGATGACATCAA GCGTGTCCTTGAAGCAGCAAAACAAGCCAATCTTACAGGTCACTTTTTGTTTGTGGGATCTGATAGCTGGGGAGCTAAAAACTCACCCATTCTTAACCTGGAAGACGTGGCTGAGGGTGCGGTTACTATCCTCCCCAAGCGGGCATCCATTGATG GGTTTGACCAGTACTTCACAACAAGATCACTGGAAAACAACAGGAGGAACATCTGGTTCGCTGAGTTCTGGGAGGATGACTTCAAATGCAAATTGACACGGCCTGGAATCCGAGGCGAAAGCGGGCTGAGGAAATGCACAG GAGAGGAACGAATCAGCCGGGATTCGGCATACGAGCAGGAAGGGAAGGTGCAGTTTGTGATTGACGCCGTGTATGCCATGGCCCACGCACTCCATAGCATGCACATTGACCTCTGTCCGGGTTCGATGGGTGTTTGTGACAAAATGGACCCTGTGGATGGAAGAATGCTGCTGAGTTACATCCGTGCCGTCAATTTCAATG GCAGTGCTGGGACAGGTGTGATGTTTAATGAAAATGGTGACGCCCCAGGACGATACGATATCTTCCAGTACCAGCTTTCTAATACCACCAACCCGGGATATAAAATCATCGGCCAGTGGACCAACCACTTACGACTCAAT GCTGAGGACATGCAGTGGTCTGGAGGGGATAAACTGGTTCCAGACTCGGTTTGCAGTTTTCCCTGCGAGTCTGGGGAGAGGAAGAGGATGGTGAAGGGTGTGCCGTGCTGTTGGCACTGTGAGCTATGTGACGGCTATCAGTACCTCCTGGATGAGTTTAACTGCGATATGTGCCCTTTTGACATGAGGCCCACCCTTAATCGCACAGGCTGCCGTCCCACTCCCATCATCAAGCTGGAGTGGAGCTCTCCGTGGGCCATCATCCCAGTATTTCTGGCAGTACTGGGGATTCTTGCTACATCAGGAGTCATCATCACCTTCATCCGCTTCAACGACACCCCCATAGTCCGCGCTTCGGGCCGAGAGCTCAGCTATGTTCTCCTGACGGGCATCTTCCTCATCTATCTCATTACATTCCTCATGATCGCTGAGCCGAGCACAGTGGTCTGCGCATTTCGCAGGTTGTTTTTGGGGCTGGGCATGTGTATCAGTTACTCTGCCATGCTCACCAAAACAAATCGGATCTACAGGATCTTTGAGCAGGGAAAGAAATCAGTCACACCACCAAAATTTATCAGCCCCACATCCCAGCTGATCATCACGTTTATTTTGATCTCAGTACAG ATCCTGTCTATTTTCATTTGGTTTGGAGTGGTTCCCCCTCACACGACTGTCGACTTTGATGAGCTACATCCTCCCAATCCTGAATATGCGCGTGGGATCCTCAAGTGTGATATGTCAGATctgtctctgattggctgtctgaGTTACAGTATGGCACTGATGGTCACATGTACAGTCTATGCCATTAAGAGCAGAGGGGTTCCTGAGACCTTCAATGAGGCCAAACCCATTGGCTTCACCATGTACACCACCTGTATCATCTGGCTGGCCTTTGTGCCCATATTTTTTGGCACATCACAATCCACAGAAAAG ATGTTCATTCAGACCACCACGCTGACTGTGTCCATGAGTTTGAGCGCAACGGTGTCCCTGGGCATGTTGTACATCCCCAAAGTCTATGTCATCATCTTCCTCCCAGAGCAGAATGTTCAGAAGCGCAAGCGCAGCTTCAAAGCCGTGGCCCAGGCAGCCACCGTTTCCACTCATCTCTCACAGAAATCCAGCGACAAGCAGAACGGAGAGACCAAAGTTGAACCAGATAGATCCCAATAA